The Lysinibacillus pakistanensis genome includes a window with the following:
- a CDS encoding DMT family transporter, with product MRDLKKGTIYAIISAICFGIMPIFAIKAYSYGISVYTLLVLRFSISSLLFFLFLLWKKIPFKISKIDLKLFFLLGGVLFTLLSVLHFESLKYLSSAMAVLLLFSFPIFVSIFSFLIYKEKLKVKSIIALFFTFISMIFLLGVSFQGINMKGVLLAILAAIVYALYMILGKKVTDNNSPVVTSTYVTSFAALGVIFIGLISSELHLNFDSNAWIYIFGIVVISTIVGEITLFKSLQILTSTNVSMISMVEPIFTSIFGLLFLQEVMEPLQLLGGIFILIGLTFLIYFQNKN from the coding sequence GTGAGAGATTTAAAAAAAGGTACTATTTATGCAATAATTTCAGCTATTTGTTTTGGTATTATGCCCATTTTCGCTATAAAAGCTTATAGCTATGGGATTTCTGTTTATACATTACTGGTTTTAAGATTTTCAATAAGTTCTTTACTCTTTTTTTTGTTTCTTTTATGGAAAAAAATACCTTTTAAAATTAGTAAAATAGATTTAAAGTTATTTTTTCTATTGGGTGGTGTTTTATTTACACTGTTATCTGTCCTACATTTTGAATCATTAAAATATCTATCATCTGCTATGGCAGTTTTATTATTATTTTCATTTCCTATATTTGTTTCAATCTTTTCCTTTTTAATCTACAAAGAAAAGCTAAAGGTAAAATCAATCATAGCTTTATTTTTCACCTTTATTAGTATGATTTTTTTATTAGGCGTTTCTTTTCAAGGTATAAATATGAAAGGCGTATTGTTAGCGATATTAGCAGCTATTGTATATGCACTATATATGATTCTTGGAAAAAAAGTCACCGACAATAATTCCCCCGTTGTAACAAGTACTTATGTTACCTCATTTGCTGCATTGGGTGTAATTTTCATAGGACTAATAAGCAGTGAGTTACATTTGAATTTTGATTCAAATGCATGGATATATATATTCGGCATTGTTGTTATCTCAACGATTGTAGGTGAAATAACTTTATTTAAATCACTACAGATTCTTACTTCAACAAATGTTTCGATGATAAGTATGGTAGAGCCCATATTCACCTCTATCTTTGGCTTACTGTTTTTGCAGGAAGTAATGGAACCACTTCAACTATTGGGAGGTATTTTCATCTTAATAGGCTTAACTTTCTTGATTTATTTTCAAAATAAAAATTAA
- a CDS encoding histidine--tRNA ligase: MISNLNEKTLSIPEGTEDVLGIDMRYREHIINIIKGVYENYGFNPHKTPILEYLETFNGHHGEGEKLFFHIKDKNEKFLIPRYDLTVPLARVVSMYPNIPRPYKRYQIGPSFRDDQPGKSHFREFTQCDADIIGSDSLLAEIDITIMAHELINKLGIKNFVLKINHRLLIQALALKVGLNTKEEHLGLQRALDYADKISKDGLQGIKNKLIENKIPLNIANQILIEIECFSNLLAQYEDLQNQISQIEKFFNYCLSSTKATADLKFILSYLPKNVQSNIKIDLTLARGADYYTGYILEGLAIDSEIGAILGGGRYNNLVSAVGNLNEPGVGLAFGLERLLSVLKSLDYIDKNILLPHKILLADTNEEFHPKIFHIARELRKYYDVDIYYNHTQFEDIIHFAQENKHQIIIELIGDRPFIHSVIENETFKLEVTDILNSLDFI; this comes from the coding sequence ATGATTTCTAACCTAAACGAAAAAACTCTATCAATTCCTGAGGGAACCGAAGATGTATTAGGAATTGACATGAGATATCGAGAACACATCATCAATATAATTAAAGGCGTTTATGAAAACTATGGTTTCAATCCACATAAAACACCTATTTTAGAATACTTAGAAACATTTAACGGACATCACGGGGAAGGAGAAAAGTTATTTTTTCATATAAAAGATAAAAATGAAAAATTTCTTATTCCTCGCTATGATCTAACTGTACCGCTGGCCAGAGTAGTAAGTATGTATCCAAATATACCGAGACCTTATAAAAGATATCAAATTGGTCCATCTTTTAGAGATGATCAGCCTGGAAAAAGTCATTTTAGAGAATTTACACAATGCGACGCTGATATTATTGGCTCAGACAGTTTATTAGCTGAAATCGATATTACAATAATGGCCCATGAATTGATTAATAAGTTAGGAATAAAAAACTTTGTTTTGAAAATAAATCATAGACTACTTATTCAAGCCTTAGCTCTTAAAGTTGGTTTGAATACCAAAGAAGAACACCTTGGATTACAAAGAGCCTTAGATTATGCAGATAAAATTTCAAAAGACGGATTACAAGGTATAAAAAATAAACTAATCGAAAATAAAATTCCACTGAATATTGCTAATCAAATACTAATTGAAATTGAGTGTTTTTCTAACCTTTTAGCTCAATATGAGGATTTACAAAATCAAATAAGTCAAATTGAAAAGTTCTTTAATTACTGTCTCTCTTCTACGAAGGCCACAGCCGATTTGAAATTTATCCTCTCTTATTTACCAAAAAATGTTCAATCAAACATCAAAATTGATTTAACATTAGCAAGGGGAGCAGATTATTATACAGGCTATATATTAGAGGGTTTGGCTATTGACTCTGAAATCGGAGCAATTTTAGGTGGTGGGCGATACAATAATTTAGTTTCTGCTGTTGGCAATTTAAATGAACCAGGAGTTGGCTTAGCCTTTGGTTTAGAAAGATTATTATCAGTATTGAAAAGCCTAGATTATATTGACAAAAATATATTACTGCCTCATAAAATATTATTAGCTGATACCAACGAGGAGTTCCATCCTAAGATTTTTCATATCGCTCGTGAATTAAGAAAATACTATGATGTTGACATTTATTATAACCACACTCAATTTGAAGATATAATCCATTTTGCTCAGGAAAATAAGCATCAAATTATTATAGAGCTTATTGGGGACCGTCCATTCATTCACTCTGTTATAGAGAATGAGACATTTAAGTTGGAAGTAACAGATATTTTAAATAGTTTAGATTTTATATAA
- a CDS encoding TPM domain-containing protein, with translation MKRFIVQFAIVCFSFLVLIRMADAAMPTPMKNTYIHDFANVLSTSVKEELNHYSEQLDKGTGAEIMVVTVESIHGQDPKMYATKMIRSWGIGNAQKNNGVLLLATFGQGEGNNDVVIAVGQGLEGALPDGKLGRILDTAFYPNASAGNIDQAFKATYAEVFQIVAEEYNWEGETPTNSAEEEEMPTWMIIVLVVIVLVFYSIISNGGGRGPRSGGRGGYPGGFGGGFGSRGSGGGGFGGGSSAGGGASRKF, from the coding sequence ATGAAACGTTTTATTGTGCAATTTGCAATTGTTTGTTTCTCATTTCTTGTATTGATTAGAATGGCAGATGCAGCAATGCCAACCCCCATGAAAAATACGTATATTCACGATTTTGCTAATGTATTATCCACTTCAGTAAAAGAGGAGCTTAATCATTATTCAGAGCAGCTAGACAAAGGGACAGGTGCCGAAATAATGGTTGTCACTGTGGAATCCATTCATGGACAGGACCCAAAAATGTATGCGACTAAAATGATTCGTTCATGGGGAATTGGTAATGCACAAAAAAATAACGGTGTATTATTATTAGCAACATTTGGTCAGGGTGAAGGCAATAATGATGTCGTAATTGCCGTTGGTCAGGGACTTGAAGGAGCATTGCCAGATGGTAAGCTTGGACGGATATTAGATACAGCGTTTTATCCTAATGCGAGTGCTGGTAATATTGATCAAGCCTTTAAAGCAACATATGCTGAAGTATTTCAAATTGTTGCAGAGGAATACAATTGGGAGGGGGAGACTCCTACAAATTCAGCTGAGGAGGAAGAGATGCCAACATGGATGATTATTGTCCTTGTTGTCATTGTACTTGTTTTTTACTCCATTATTTCAAATGGTGGTGGAAGAGGACCTCGCTCAGGTGGCAGAGGAGGCTATCCAGGAGGCTTCGGCGGTGGCTTTGGCAGCCGAGGCTCAGGTGGAGGCGGCTTTGGAGGTGGTTCATCTGCTGGAGGCGGAGCAAGTCGTAAATTCTAA
- a CDS encoding LemA family protein, with protein MKKVLGPIGIIIIILVLLALLFIPKYNSLVTAEESVDSKWAQVENQLQRRYDLIPNLVESVKGYAKHEQDIIASISEARSQMGNARSPEEQAVANDALNGALSRLLVVVENYPNLKADANFRQLMDELAGTENRLAVAREDYNNEVQTFNKNVKRFPGNLIAGMFGFEQKEYFKATAGSEKAPSIDFSNSGKQ; from the coding sequence TTGAAAAAAGTTCTTGGACCTATTGGGATTATCATTATTATTTTAGTTCTATTAGCTTTACTATTTATCCCTAAATACAACAGCCTTGTTACAGCGGAAGAGAGTGTGGATTCAAAATGGGCCCAGGTTGAAAATCAGCTTCAGCGTCGCTATGATTTAATTCCAAACTTAGTGGAATCAGTAAAAGGGTACGCTAAACATGAGCAGGATATTATTGCTAGTATTTCGGAGGCACGCTCACAAATGGGGAATGCACGTAGTCCAGAGGAACAGGCGGTTGCGAATGATGCACTGAATGGCGCACTTAGTCGATTGCTTGTTGTGGTAGAAAATTATCCAAACTTAAAGGCAGACGCTAATTTTCGACAATTAATGGATGAATTAGCTGGAACAGAAAACCGGCTAGCAGTCGCTCGTGAAGACTACAATAATGAAGTACAAACTTTTAATAAAAATGTAAAACGTTTCCCAGGAAATTTAATTGCAGGAATGTTTGGGTTTGAGCAGAAGGAATATTTTAAAGCTACAGCAGGTTCTGAAAAGGCACCATCTATTGATTTTAGTAATTCAGGTAAGCAATAA
- a CDS encoding spore coat protein: MSQSFHNESANQPSFNQQQSLNHGGHEVMDMHETLGEIIAGMNQSIILRPHVKDPELLSILDRQYNFTLGMYNTIVESFKTGHDPSVPTGRYQMETGNNFTYGLNPGQPKKPMQNANEMNDETISGFLLGAQKGTAKCMTAAATETTNPVVRRVVADSIPNCIEMAYELSIYQNKHGYYQVPQYSQQDMRTILDSFGTTTNPLH; the protein is encoded by the coding sequence TTGTCACAATCATTTCACAATGAATCAGCTAACCAACCATCATTCAACCAACAACAAAGCCTAAATCATGGTGGACATGAAGTTATGGACATGCATGAAACACTTGGCGAAATCATTGCTGGTATGAATCAATCCATTATTCTACGTCCACATGTTAAGGACCCTGAGTTACTTAGTATTTTGGATCGCCAATATAACTTTACTTTAGGGATGTATAACACTATTGTGGAATCATTTAAAACTGGACATGATCCATCTGTTCCAACTGGACGTTACCAAATGGAGACAGGCAATAACTTTACTTATGGATTAAATCCTGGGCAACCTAAAAAACCAATGCAAAATGCAAATGAAATGAATGATGAAACAATTTCAGGCTTCTTATTAGGTGCTCAAAAAGGTACAGCCAAATGTATGACAGCTGCTGCGACTGAGACTACAAACCCTGTTGTTCGCCGTGTTGTTGCAGATAGTATTCCCAACTGTATTGAAATGGCATACGAATTATCTATTTACCAAAATAAACATGGCTACTACCAAGTACCTCAATATTCTCAGCAGGATATGCGTACAATACTCGATTCATTCGGTACAACTACAAATCCGCTTCATTAA
- a CDS encoding amino acid ABC transporter ATP-binding protein yields the protein MIKIQNLHKYFGKLEVLKGIDYEIQEKQVVCVIGPSGSGKSTFLRCINMLEEVTDGAIYIENVKINDPKTNINAIRAEVGMVFQQFNLFPHMTVIDNVTMAPMQIRKMSRADAEALGHELLKKVGLDSKAYNYPEQLSGGQQQRVAIARALAMKPKAILFDEPTSALDPEMVKEVLDVMKNLAAEGMTMIVVTHEMGFAREVGDRVVFMDGGYIVEEGAPAEIFGNPQNERTKAFLGKVL from the coding sequence ATGATTAAAATTCAGAACTTACACAAATATTTTGGCAAGTTAGAAGTATTAAAAGGTATTGATTATGAAATACAAGAAAAACAGGTAGTTTGTGTAATAGGACCATCTGGCTCAGGAAAAAGTACCTTTTTACGCTGCATTAATATGCTCGAAGAAGTGACAGATGGTGCCATTTATATTGAAAATGTGAAGATTAATGATCCTAAAACAAATATAAATGCAATACGTGCAGAAGTGGGCATGGTGTTTCAACAATTCAATTTATTCCCGCATATGACGGTTATTGATAATGTGACAATGGCTCCAATGCAAATTCGTAAGATGAGTCGTGCCGATGCAGAAGCATTAGGACATGAGCTTCTTAAGAAGGTTGGTTTAGATAGTAAGGCATATAACTACCCTGAACAGCTTTCAGGTGGTCAGCAGCAACGGGTAGCTATTGCTCGCGCTTTAGCAATGAAACCAAAAGCCATTCTTTTTGATGAACCGACGTCTGCACTTGATCCAGAAATGGTAAAAGAGGTGTTAGATGTAATGAAGAATCTAGCAGCTGAAGGAATGACAATGATTGTCGTTACACATGAAATGGGCTTTGCACGTGAGGTAGGCGATCGTGTGGTCTTTATGGATGGTGGCTATATTGTAGAAGAAGGAGCTCCTGCGGAAATTTTCGGAAATCCTCAAAATGAACGAACAAAAGCATTTTTAGGAAAAGTTTTATAA
- a CDS encoding amino acid ABC transporter permease gives MDIFDLRWDIVWNYRDMFIRGIGVTLILTLSGYFGGIFLGLFLGLGKLSTKKWIYWPCKLYVDLFRGTPMLVQILLIHLAVIPTIFGHSLGYMVSGITALILNCAAYNAEIFRAGIQSIAKGQMEAARSLGLTHNQAMRKVILPQAFRRMIPPLGNEFIALLKDSSLVTVIAAPDILYASKVVAGASFRFWEPYIVAALLYLVLTYGVTKIVAFIEKRFSNSYVPRKAEGREAR, from the coding sequence ATGGACATCTTTGACTTACGCTGGGACATAGTCTGGAACTACCGAGATATGTTTATACGTGGTATTGGCGTAACACTAATTTTGACACTCAGTGGTTATTTTGGTGGTATTTTTTTAGGATTATTTTTAGGGCTCGGAAAATTATCAACAAAAAAATGGATTTATTGGCCATGTAAGCTTTATGTTGATTTATTCCGTGGAACACCAATGCTAGTGCAAATTTTATTAATTCATTTAGCCGTAATACCTACGATTTTTGGACACTCTTTAGGCTACATGGTGTCAGGGATCACGGCACTTATATTAAACTGTGCGGCCTACAATGCAGAAATCTTCCGTGCCGGCATTCAAAGTATTGCGAAAGGCCAAATGGAGGCAGCACGATCACTTGGCTTAACACATAACCAAGCGATGAGAAAAGTCATTTTACCGCAGGCATTTAGACGAATGATTCCACCGTTAGGGAATGAATTTATTGCGCTATTAAAGGATTCCTCTCTTGTAACCGTTATTGCAGCTCCAGATATATTATATGCAAGTAAAGTAGTAGCAGGAGCTAGCTTCCGATTTTGGGAGCCGTACATTGTTGCAGCATTATTATATTTAGTTTTAACGTATGGTGTAACAAAAATTGTGGCATTTATCGAGAAGCGATTCAGTAATAGCTATGTCCCTCGTAAGGCAGAAGGGCGGGAAGCGCGATGA
- a CDS encoding basic amino acid ABC transporter substrate-binding protein, with the protein MKKRVSMLLMLVAALMLALAGCGAKEDKSSGSAPAEDGGSGKKVYKVGTEATFAPFESIDDKGNIVGIDVDILQAIADEMNFEVEWQNIGWEPVFQTIKNGETDIGASGITITEERKQSFDFTEPYYESQLLIVVKEDSKIKSLAELKDKKVSVQINATGHLAAKKLQGDASTNIMAFENQPVAIQEMLNGNVDAAIGDNAVVYEYIKAHPDQKLKVIEDDAFDKEYYGFMVQKGNKELLNLLNEGLQKIKDNGKLKEITGSDFK; encoded by the coding sequence ATGAAAAAAAGAGTATCTATGTTACTTATGCTCGTGGCAGCACTAATGCTAGCTCTAGCAGGATGTGGCGCGAAGGAAGATAAATCATCAGGCAGTGCACCGGCAGAGGATGGTGGAAGCGGTAAAAAAGTTTATAAGGTAGGTACAGAGGCTACTTTCGCTCCGTTTGAATCGATTGACGATAAAGGGAATATAGTAGGGATTGATGTTGATATTTTGCAGGCTATTGCAGATGAAATGAACTTTGAGGTAGAATGGCAAAATATTGGCTGGGAGCCTGTATTCCAAACAATTAAAAATGGTGAAACAGATATTGGGGCATCTGGAATTACTATAACAGAAGAACGTAAACAATCGTTCGATTTTACTGAGCCATACTATGAATCTCAATTATTAATCGTTGTAAAAGAGGATTCAAAGATTAAATCATTAGCAGAGCTCAAAGATAAAAAAGTTTCAGTTCAAATTAATGCGACTGGTCATTTAGCAGCGAAAAAGCTTCAGGGTGATGCAAGTACAAACATTATGGCATTTGAAAATCAACCCGTTGCTATCCAAGAAATGCTAAATGGCAATGTAGATGCTGCGATTGGTGATAATGCAGTAGTTTACGAGTATATCAAAGCACACCCAGATCAAAAACTAAAAGTAATAGAAGATGATGCATTTGATAAAGAATATTATGGCTTCATGGTTCAAAAAGGAAATAAAGAGCTCTTAAACCTATTAAATGAAGGTCTACAAAAGATTAAAGATAACGGTAAATTAAAAGAGATTACTGGCTCAGACTTTAAGTAA
- the clpP gene encoding ATP-dependent Clp endopeptidase proteolytic subunit ClpP, protein MNLIPTVIEQTSRGERAYDIYSRLLKDRIILLGSAIDDNVANSIVAQLLFLQAEDPDKDISLYINSPGGSITAGMAIYDTMQIIKPQVQTICIGMAASMGAFLLAAGEPGKRFALPNAEVMIHQPLGGAQGQATEIEIAAKRILFLREKLNGILSERTGQPLEVISRDTDRDNFMTAERAKEYGLIDHIMDRSDRK, encoded by the coding sequence ATGAATTTAATTCCTACAGTTATTGAACAAACAAGTCGTGGTGAACGTGCATATGACATCTATTCACGACTACTAAAAGACCGCATCATCCTTTTAGGAAGTGCGATTGATGACAACGTGGCTAACTCAATCGTAGCTCAGCTTCTATTCCTACAAGCTGAAGATCCAGATAAAGATATCTCACTTTATATTAACTCACCGGGTGGATCGATCACTGCTGGTATGGCCATCTATGATACAATGCAAATTATTAAACCACAAGTGCAAACAATCTGTATTGGTATGGCTGCATCTATGGGAGCATTCCTACTTGCGGCAGGTGAGCCTGGTAAACGATTCGCTTTACCAAATGCAGAAGTAATGATTCACCAACCATTAGGTGGCGCACAAGGTCAAGCAACTGAGATTGAAATCGCAGCTAAACGTATTTTATTCCTACGTGAAAAATTAAATGGTATCTTATCAGAACGCACTGGGCAACCGCTTGAAGTCATTTCAAGAGATACAGATCGTGATAACTTCATGACAGCTGAACGTGCAAAAGAATATGGCTTAATCGACCATATTATGGACCGTAGCGACCGTAAATAA
- a CDS encoding HPr family phosphocarrier protein: protein MTERRVQVKLKLGLQARQAALFVQEANRFSADIFLEKDEKKVNAKSIMGVMSLAIAKGTEVVLSSEGNDAEQAVTALAELIEKED, encoded by the coding sequence ATGACCGAGAGAAGAGTCCAAGTCAAATTAAAATTAGGACTACAGGCTAGACAAGCAGCATTATTTGTTCAAGAAGCAAATCGCTTTAGTGCAGATATCTTTCTTGAGAAGGATGAGAAAAAAGTTAATGCTAAATCCATTATGGGTGTAATGAGCTTAGCTATTGCCAAAGGAACAGAAGTAGTTTTAAGCAGCGAAGGCAACGATGCTGAGCAAGCGGTTACAGCATTGGCAGAGTTAATTGAAAAAGAAGATTAA
- the whiA gene encoding DNA-binding protein WhiA — protein sequence MSFASETKKELTQIEADNHCMKAEVSALIRMNGSLSFANKQLSLDVQTENAAIARRLYTIMKKLYPYNVELLVRKKMRLKKNNVYICRVRDGARELLIDLEIISDDFQFNHTISPKLIKKSGQKRAYLRGAFLAGGSVNNPETSAYHLEIYSLYKEHGEALMDVMNEFDLNAKTIERKKGFVTYLKEAEKISDFLNIVGAHQAMMKFEDVRILRDMRNSVNRIVNCETANLNKTIGAALRQVENIRFIENSIGLDQLPEKLREIARLRVEYQDVTLKELGEMVSSGTVSKSGVNHRLRKIDEIADALRRGEKIGG from the coding sequence ATGTCTTTTGCTTCTGAAACAAAAAAAGAATTAACGCAAATAGAAGCGGACAATCATTGTATGAAAGCAGAAGTATCTGCCCTAATTCGTATGAATGGTTCATTATCCTTTGCGAATAAACAGTTAAGCTTAGACGTACAAACTGAAAACGCTGCAATTGCAAGAAGACTCTATACGATTATGAAGAAGTTGTATCCATATAACGTAGAGTTACTTGTTCGAAAGAAAATGCGTTTGAAAAAAAATAACGTATATATTTGCCGTGTAAGAGATGGTGCGCGTGAGCTACTAATTGATTTAGAAATCATCTCAGACGACTTTCAATTCAATCATACGATTTCTCCAAAGCTTATTAAAAAGAGTGGTCAAAAAAGAGCATATTTACGAGGTGCATTTTTAGCAGGTGGCTCTGTTAATAATCCAGAAACGTCAGCCTACCATTTAGAAATTTATTCGTTATATAAAGAGCATGGCGAGGCTTTAATGGATGTTATGAATGAATTTGATCTAAATGCTAAAACAATAGAACGGAAAAAGGGCTTTGTGACCTATTTAAAAGAGGCAGAAAAGATTTCTGATTTTCTTAATATTGTAGGAGCACATCAGGCAATGATGAAATTTGAGGATGTCCGTATATTGCGAGATATGCGGAATAGCGTTAACCGTATTGTCAATTGTGAGACAGCAAACTTAAATAAAACAATAGGTGCTGCATTGCGTCAGGTTGAAAATATTCGATTTATTGAAAATTCCATTGGCCTAGATCAATTACCTGAAAAGCTTCGAGAAATTGCACGTTTACGAGTAGAATATCAAGATGTCACCCTTAAAGAACTGGGTGAAATGGTATCAAGCGGAACGGTTAGTAAATCAGGTGTCAATCATCGTTTACGGAAAATCGATGAAATAGCGGATGCATTAAGACGTGGAGAAAAGATAGGTGGTTAA
- a CDS encoding gluconeogenesis factor YvcK family protein encodes MGKRHTKLVVIGGGTGLSTLLRGLKHHPFDITAIVTVADDGGSSGRLRDDYDIPPPGDVRNVIAALSDVEPLVEQMFQYRFSASQDLRGHSLGNLMLTALTEITGDFNHAISEMGKVLKVHGRVLPAANKKINLHAELEDGSTIEGESKIPTATKRISRVFLVPENVKPLPEAIRAIHRADYILIGPGSLYTSIIPNLLVKEIGEAVVRAKGRKIYVCNLMTQKGETISYTAGDHVKAIYEHVGASFIDSILVNEEKLPHPVQELYKEECAEPVTFDVAKLESMGLEVIKRDIATIRSDGTVRHNATNVAKWLVEYANIYKQKVNNPKIQT; translated from the coding sequence ATGGGGAAAAGGCATACTAAGCTAGTTGTTATAGGTGGTGGTACAGGGCTTTCTACATTACTAAGGGGGCTGAAGCATCATCCATTTGATATTACTGCTATTGTAACAGTAGCGGATGATGGTGGTTCTTCAGGGCGCTTACGGGATGATTATGATATACCACCACCCGGCGATGTCCGAAATGTTATTGCTGCATTATCGGATGTTGAGCCACTTGTAGAGCAAATGTTTCAATATCGCTTTTCAGCATCACAAGATTTACGAGGGCATTCATTAGGCAATTTAATGCTCACTGCTTTAACAGAGATTACTGGTGATTTTAACCATGCCATTAGTGAAATGGGAAAAGTGTTAAAGGTCCACGGTCGTGTACTACCAGCTGCCAATAAAAAAATTAATTTACATGCAGAGCTTGAGGACGGTTCTACAATCGAAGGTGAATCTAAAATTCCAACGGCTACAAAACGCATTAGTCGTGTTTTTTTAGTGCCTGAAAATGTGAAACCGTTACCAGAGGCAATACGAGCAATTCATCGTGCGGATTATATTTTAATTGGTCCTGGTAGCTTATATACAAGTATTATACCTAACCTGCTTGTCAAAGAAATTGGTGAAGCTGTTGTAAGAGCTAAAGGAAGAAAAATTTATGTTTGTAATTTAATGACTCAAAAGGGTGAAACCATTTCCTATACAGCAGGAGATCATGTAAAAGCAATTTACGAGCATGTTGGCGCTTCCTTTATCGATTCTATTTTAGTAAATGAAGAGAAATTACCACATCCTGTACAGGAGCTTTATAAGGAAGAATGTGCGGAACCTGTAACATTTGATGTGGCAAAGCTTGAAAGTATGGGATTAGAGGTTATTAAGCGAGATATTGCTACAATTCGATCAGATGGGACGGTTCGTCATAATGCGACAAACGTTGCTAAATGGCTTGTAGAATACGCAAATATTTATAAACAAAAAGTAAACAATCCAAAAATACAAACATAA
- the rapZ gene encoding RNase adapter RapZ, whose protein sequence is MTVVVEGQQRTHELVIITGMSGAGKTVAIQSFEDLGYYCIDNLPPALLTTFLTLLRDSGKNTTRIAAVMDMRGGDFFDSLIGALDHILKEGNIVARILFLDADDATLVRRYKETRRSHPLAVNGLPLDGIQQERILLSEVKGRANFVYNTSTMKPKELREKIAKEFASDSDHVFSVNIMSFGFKHGMPIDADLVFDVRFLKNPYYVEELRPKTGLQTEVSSYVLALEDTQTLIQKLKDLFEFMIPLYRQEGKSQLVIAFGCTGGQHRSVTLAEYFGAYLSGKENTVITHRDINRRKD, encoded by the coding sequence ATGACAGTGGTGGTTGAAGGCCAACAAAGAACACATGAATTGGTTATTATTACAGGAATGTCTGGAGCTGGAAAAACAGTAGCTATTCAAAGCTTTGAGGATTTAGGGTATTACTGTATTGATAATTTACCACCGGCGTTACTTACAACTTTTTTAACCCTCCTTAGGGATTCGGGAAAAAATACTACACGTATTGCAGCTGTCATGGATATGCGTGGCGGTGACTTTTTTGATTCTCTTATTGGTGCTCTTGACCATATACTAAAAGAAGGGAATATTGTTGCACGCATATTGTTCTTGGATGCAGATGATGCAACATTAGTTAGACGCTATAAAGAGACAAGACGTTCGCACCCATTAGCTGTCAATGGCTTACCATTAGATGGTATTCAACAAGAGCGTATTTTGCTCTCTGAAGTGAAAGGGCGGGCTAATTTTGTCTATAATACGTCTACTATGAAGCCTAAGGAACTACGTGAAAAAATCGCCAAGGAGTTTGCGAGTGATTCAGATCATGTTTTTTCGGTTAATATTATGTCCTTTGGATTTAAACATGGTATGCCGATAGATGCAGATTTAGTGTTTGACGTGCGTTTTTTAAAAAATCCCTATTATGTTGAAGAGCTGCGTCCTAAGACGGGATTACAGACGGAGGTATCCTCTTATGTTTTAGCGCTTGAGGATACACAAACGCTTATTCAAAAACTGAAGGATTTATTTGAATTTATGATACCTCTATATAGACAAGAAGGAAAATCACAGCTTGTTATTGCCTTTGGTTGTACGGGTGGACAGCATCGCTCGGTAACATTAGCAGAGTATTTTGGGGCATATCTAAGTGGAAAAGAGAATACGGTTATAACGCATCGTGACATCAATCGAAGAAAGGATTGA